In the Nitrospirota bacterium genome, CGCCCCTTCGATAAATCCTGGTCTGCTGCCGCCCGAGCCGTCTACGACGGTATTGTGAAGGCCTTGCCTCCCACAGACGCCGTGAGCCCTATTCCCTCCACGGTGGAAGAATCCGCAGAGGCTCCGTCCGCGCAGCATGAACCGCACGAGGCTCAAGAACCTCTCTCGCTCGAGCCGGTCGATGGGCAAGAGTTGCTAGAGGGGACGGTCCTGCCTCCGGCCATTCGCGACCGAGACGCGGCCATTCAAGCCGGGACGTTGATCGACGTAACGTCGACCGCCCTGCAACTCGGTATCACCTTCCCGGTCACGATCACCAGACCGCTCTGGGAAGCGGGCATTGTCACAACCCACGCACTCCCTGAAGCAGATCAAACGAACCGGTTGCGCGACATTCTCATGGCCTTTCGCCTACGCCTGGCCAGTCTGACAACCGTGTCGCCCCTGCTCGACTTTCCAGTTCTTCTGGCCTTACCGCCAAGCACGGTGCCTCAACCAGTGCCCTTGTTTGCGCTCATTCAGCCGGATCCCACGCACCAGGCGAATGTAACCCTGCTGCTACCGAACGAAGTGTCCCTCTCCATCACCTCGCTGAATTGACAGGCTGTTGAAAACGCCCGTCAGCGGCGTTCTCGGCTCGCAAGAATCCTCAACGTACCCCGAGGGTACGCCCCCGGTTCTTGCTCCACCTGCGGCCTTGCTGGCGTCCTTTTTGAACAGCCTGTTCTCAGACAGCGAGTCCAAGACTCGTGAAGCGTCGTTCGTTTCCGGATCAAACCGTTTCATGTTTCACGAACGACGAGAATCCATTTTTGAGCAGCTTGTAGGCTAGCGCACGCTCGTCCGATTCGGTTGTGATCGTCCCATCGATGCGTGCCTCTAATAATTTCCCCAAGATCGTCCCGTACTGCGGTCCTGGCATCAGCCCCATGGACTGAAGATCTCGTCCCATAAGTGTCGTCTTGATCGTTCGATTCTTCATATAGGCCACAAGTTGCCCCTTCAGACGGCTCAATATCGCCGCTTGCTGAAGACTCATCTGCGTTGCGAGAGCCAGGACGAGCGCCTCGTCGGGGAGGTCTACCAAGAGGCGATAGACCTGCGACGGTCGTACGATTCTCTCATCGGCCAGTCTCTTCAAAACACGATCGACCAACGTTCCACCGGCACTCACCTTCCTGGCCTGTTCCCGTGACAGCGCGAGCCGCCTGATCATCGTCGCCATCACAGCCGGGCTCGACTCGCTCGAGAGCGCCATGAAATAGACGATCGGCTTGTCGATCTCACGATCCGCGAATCGACGCGTCCACCAGGTCAACGCCTTGGGAACGGCTGTCGCTACTCGCTTCACATTCGCCGTGTAGCTCAAACGCCGATGAAGAAACCGGAGCAACGTCAACTGCGACAACCGTGCCATCACTCGCACCGGATCGCGCTCGGCGAGCAGCAACAGAATTTCGTTCTGCAATCGAGGACCGGAAAGTTGCTGGATCAGATTCTTGGAGGCCGCTTCTGCGAGCAAACGAATCGTGGCGCGCTCAAGACGAAACTTGAGCCGTTGTTCGAACCGGATCGCTCTGAAGATGCGCGTGGGATCGTCCTGAAAACTGCCCGCATGCAGCACGCGGATCGTACGCGCACGAAGGTCGCGCTGCCCTCCATAGACGTCGAGCAATCGTCCAAACTGTCCGGGATTCAGCTGCACCGCAATGGCATTGATCGTGAAGTCCCGCCGGTAGAGATCCTCTTCGATCGACGCAGACTGAACCGTCGGCAGAATACCCGGCAAGGCATAGGACTCTCGCCTGGTCGTCGCGATATCCATCTTGAGCCCGTCAGAAAAGACCAGCCTCGCCGTCGCAAACCGTTCAAAGGCCACAAGCCCAGCGCGATAGCGGTCAGCGACCAGGCGAGCGAACCCAACACCATCTCCTTCAACCGTCAGATCGAGGTCCAGGGTCACATGTCCCAGCAGCAGATCCCGAACCACGCCGCCCACGACATAGACCCGACAACCCCGCTCGTCTCCGAGTTGCCCAATCTCTCGCAAGAGGCCCACCACCCGATCGGGAAGCCGTTGAAGTAACGCTGCTCGATGTGTCTGATTCGCCATAGATCTAGGAACTCGCGTGATAGCGCATCTGCCTGGCCAGCTTCATCAGGCCACATTGTAGCAATCCCGCTTCGTATTCGAAACAGACAGAGGAAACGGTCTCTCTCAGAATGACCATCTCCGTTTACACACAGGAATTGACTTGCGGGCGGCGACAAGGAGGCAGTACGCCTGAAAGACATGTCCGTATGGGAAGTGTAGACGAGAAGGGGATCCGTGTTCACCCTGGCGAGACAGTTCTCGTAATCATCGGCAACCGCAAGGCCAACTCAGCAGCACTGGTCCTGACTCCCTGCTGCACCAAGTCCAGGACCTCGAGAAGATTGAATGGCTTGAGGAGATAGGCCACGGCTCCCAACCGCATGGCCTCTTCGGCAGATTCGAGACTTCCTCTCCCAGTCACCACGATGACTTTGACGGCTTGGCCACTTGCCCTCACCCGTCGAAGCAATTCTATTCCGCTGATATCAGGAAGACCGACATCCATGATGACCAGGTCCATGTGACTTTCACTAATAATTTTCAGCGCGGCAAAGGCCGTCTCTGCCATATAGATCCGATAGAACGAACTGAGAATCATACAGAGGGCCTTACGAGGTCCCTCTTGATCTTCAACGATCAACACGCTTGGCTGGGATGAGACTGTCGCCATCACATGCTCCGCACACATTCGCTGATCCGACGCCTCATCATACCTGCACGGCACAGATCCCACTAGGTGCATTGGCACTCTAAGTCCATTTGACCACGTAGCGATAACACACTATATAAATTACGAGAGGCATTCACGGAGCGGATGACTCTGCCTGCGAATGTATCCTACAGGTTCCGCCAGGCTGAACCGACCGTAACGCCTCAATACACTGGGGCATTTAACAGGAAACCTACTCAGCAGAATGCTCAGACGCCGCCTCTAGGTCGCACACATTGTAGGAATCGCCCTACAGCCAACAGAGCCACAGGAGCAGCGACAAACCACCAGCATCGGTACGAATCCAGCCCTGCCGTTCATTTCACATCATCTCGAACCAACGTCGCCGTGCAACCAGGCAGAGCACAAGAATTGAAAGAATACGCACAATCGCTGCTGAATGGATCTGTCGCATAAAACCCTCCTTCCTACCTCGCCTGATGAGTTAGACGAGAAGCCGAGGGAAACGTAACCTGGAAGGTGAACCCGGCAGCCAGATTCAGAAAATGTCAGGCTTCAGTGCTGCCTCCTAGAGACAGGAGCTCACCTCCACGCCATCTCTGCGATGAGCCCGACCCTGAATATTCCTTGAATCATGTGCGAGGAGAGACGATCGGCAGACTGAAACCATGAGAACAAGAATCGATACTCGCAGATACTCACGATGCCAATTTCGGGTCCTTCACCGTTAACGCATTTTCAACCAGAGTAAGGACCTCTTGAAAGTTAAATGGCTTGAGGAGATAGGCCACCGCCCCCAACCGTAAAACCTCTTCAGCGGACTCGATGGAAGCCCCGCCGGTCATCACTATCACTTTGATATCTCGCCCGGTAGCTCTCACCCGTCGGAGCAACTCGATGCCGCTATAGTCGGGTAGACCGACATCCATCAGCATGAGATCAATGGGGGATTCGACAACAATCTTCAGTGCGGCAGAGGCCGTCTCCGCCGTATGAATCCGATAGAATGAACCGAGGATCATCATCAGGGCCCTCCGAGGCCCCTCTTGATCCTCGACAATGAGGATGGTCTGTTCAGATACGGTTGCCGCCATGCGCACTCCAATACAACATCAGGCCTGGGTGATTATATACCACAGTTCTGATTCCTTCTGACTTCCCAATGAACTCTCGATGCCTGGACAGACCACGTCACATCGGTCTCCCCCACAAACGCCACGGTGCGGACCTAAGTAACTCTACAGAAATATTTTTCGAGATCATAGAGGGATGGTTAAATATCTTAGAGAGGAAAATGGACTATCGAAGACCTTCGTTCGCCATCAACAGTCAAAGATTGCAGGGCGCCTGTGATGTCGAGGGCGAGAGCAGGAGGGGGACGGTCATCTGGCTGAAGAGGCCATAAAAATCCTGGCCTTCCAGGGCAGGCTGAATCAGGAAACCGGGGAGTTGAAAAAATGGAGAGAGCGACCAGGCCGACGCCTGATGCGTCGATCTGGTCGCTCCTGTCCTTACTTGCTTACCTTACGGTCGGACCGACTACCGCCTCGCTAGTTACTGCACCGTCCCTGTGGTGATGATGCTCACAGGCCCGTCGACCGGAGCCGCACCCGCAAAGGTACCAACCGGCGTCAGCGCCCCGGTGGCGCCATCAATCGTGAACACCGACACATTGTTGGAGCCTTGATTCGCCACATAGGCCCGCTGCCCGTTCAAGTCCACCGTCACGGAGACAGGATTCGTCCCAGTCGCAAACGGACTGCCCGCCACCGCCGTCAACGTCCCAGTGCTCGCATCAATCATGAACGCCGACACTGTATTGGAACTGGAATTCGCCACATAGGCCCATCGCCCACTCGGGTCCACCGTCACAGAACTGGGAGTGGTCCCGGCGGCAACTGGGAGACCTACCGGAGTCAACGCCCCGGTGAGATTGTTAATCGTAAACGTCGATACGTCGTTGGAAAGTTCGTTCACCACATAGGCCACCTTCCCGCTCGGATCTACGGTCACGGAGACAGGTTTCGTCCCGGCAAGAACTGGAGCACCCACAGGAGTCAACGCTCCAGTGATTCTATTGATCATGAACACCGATACGTCGTTGGAGCCTCGATTCGCTACGTAGGCCCACTGCCCACTCGAGTCCACCGTGACGGAACCGGGGAGAGTCCCCCCTGTGGAAAATGGACTGCCTGCCACCGCCGTCAGGACCCCTGTCGTGCTGTCGATCATGAATACCGACACATCGTTGGAGCCGCGATTTACCACGTAGGCAAATCGACCGCTCGGATCCACCGTCACCGACACGGGGTTCATCCCGACCGCAAACGGACTGCCCGCCACCGCCGTCAGCGCCCCAGTACTCGCATCAATCATGAACGCCGACAGGGTATGGTCGCCGAAGTTTGCCACATAGGCCCACCGCCTGCTCGGGTCCACTGTGACGGAGCGAGGATCCATCCCTGTAAGAGAAGGACTGCCCACCGATGTCAAGGCCCCAGTCGCACTGTTGATCGTAAAGGCCGACACATTGTTGGAGTTCTGGTTCGCCACATAGGCAAACTTCGGTATGAACTGCACCGCGGTCGTACCGGTGACCAGGGCTAGTGAGCTAGGCTCAGTGCGGGTCGCGACTGTCCCGGACGGAATCACAGGAGTCAGCGCCCCAGTCGTCCCGTCGATCGAAAATGTCGATACGGTGTTGCCTGCTTCATTCGTCACATAGGCGAACCGGCTATTCGGATCCACCGTGACAGAGATCGGATGGCTGCCTGTCGGGCTGTCCGCCACCGGCAACGGTTCTAACTCCCCCGTTGTACTGTTGATCCTGTAGGCCCTCACGGTATCAGCGCTAAAGTTTGCCACATAGGCCCACCGCCCGCTCGGATCGATGGTAATGGCACGAGGGTCACTGCCTGTAGCAACCAGGGGGCCCACCGCCGTCAATTCTCCCGTCGTGTTATTGATGGTGAACATGGACACATTGTCGTCAAAGCGGTTCGTCACATAGATCCACCGCCCGTTTGGATGCACCGTGACGGCCCGCGGGAAATCTCCCGTGACAAACGGGTTGTTCGGCACCGGAGTCAGTGCCCCGGTCGTGCTGTTGATCGCGTATCCCGACAGATTGTTTGATCCTGAATTCACGACGTAGACAAACCGCCCGCGCGGGTCTACCGTGACCACCATGGGGCCCGTACCGGTACGTACTGCCAGGCCCACCTCTGTCAAGGCCCCCGTCGTGCCATTGATCGCGTAGGCTGAGACACTGTGGACACCGCGATTCGCCACATAGGCAAACCGCCCGCTCGGATCCACCGTGACGGAGGTGGGAAGAGGCCCTGCAGCAATCGGGCTGCCTGGCACTTCCGTCAATGCCCCTGTCGTACGATTAATCCCAAATGCCGACAGGCTGCCACTTTGGTTCGTCACATAGGCAAACCGCCCGCTGGGATCCACCGTAATGGAGAACGGCTGGAGCCCTGCCACCATGTACCCCAGCGATCGTAACTGACCGCTGGCTGCATTGACCGCATAGAGAGAGATCGTGTTTTCGCCGGTGTTCGTGACATAGGCAAAGCGGGGCACGGCCGGTGCTGCCGCCGCCGATGGCGAGACTGTTCCGCCTCCCCCACCGTCGCCCCCGCCTCCACAAGCCACCAGTATGACGCTCACGAGGCCCAGAGCTGCAACGGTCAGCAGCCTGGCCACTTGCCCTCTAGCGCTGATCGAATGAGGGTCCCGTTTCACCGTTGTCATCGTAACCTCCTAGGTTTGCCGTTCATTTTGTACCCTGCCCGACCAAAACATATTGACGGTCATGCGCAAGTCTTATGGTTACCTTTGTACCAGGTTGCATAGGCGAGGACTACCCCCCAGGAGATGAGGGACACCCCCTCCTTTCGAGGGCCTCTCTAGCCATCCACAACCCCGGTGGAATCCCGCGTGGGCAGGCTCCAACTTGTGATCATGGCAACTCAAGCTATTGAGACCTTCCTCGCGATTGTCGTCGACGTACAGACGAGACAGCAGAGGCAGGCAAGACTCGACGGGCAGAATGATCTCACTGGAATCGAGAACGGGGGCAACCAATGACCCTGTGATGGACTGTCGCGTTCGGCGAGAGAGGGGGAACGAGATCGACGAGGAAGGATCGTAGAGATGCGCGTTTCACGGAAGGCTGCAGAAGCTAGATCAGGCTAACAAAGACATTCGTGGAGTTGAAGCGGTTGGGCGACAAGACCGACGCATGAGGCGTTCGATCTTGTCGCACCAGTCTGACCGGCCATTTCATCCGATATCGGCTACCCTAATCCCCCCTTATTGCAGCACGCCGCTCGTGCTGATGCTATAGGGCGCACTGACCGGAGACGCATCGACGAAGGTGCCGAGGGCCGTGAGTGCTCCCGTACTCCCATCGATCGTAAACGCTGACAGGTTATTGGAACCGAAGTTCGCCACATAGGCCCGCTGTCCACTCGGGTCCACGCTGATGGAGATAGGACTCGTGCCCGCCGCAATCGGCGCGCCCACCGTGGTCAGCACCCCCGTCGTACCGTTGATCGCCAAGACGGACACCGTGTTGGCGCCTTGGTTCACGACATAGGCAAATCGGCCGCTCGGATCCACCGTCACCGACACGGGATTGGTCCCGACCGCCACCGGCGCACTCACCGCCGTCAATGTGCCCGTGCTGCCATTGATCTGAAAGACCGACACGTTATTCGACGTTTCATTCGCCACATAGACAAACCGCCCACTTGGCTCCACCGTCACCGATCGTGGGGTCGTCCCAACGGCCACCGCAGACCCGACCGCGGTCAGGCCTCCACTCAGCCGATTGACCGCGAACGTCGACAGGCTGTTGGCGCCCTGGTTCACGACATACGCCCACCGCCCACTCGGATCCACCGTCACGGCGCGCGGCCCCGTTCCGGCTGCAAACGGACTGCCCACCGACGCCAGCGCTCCATTCGCGCTATTAATTGTGAACCCCGATACATT is a window encoding:
- a CDS encoding response regulator, with product MATVSSQPSVLIVEDQEGPRKALCMILSSFYRIYMAETAFAALKIISESHMDLVIMDVGLPDISGIELLRRVRASGQAVKVIVVTGRGSLESAEEAMRLGAVAYLLKPFNLLEVLDLVQQGVRTSAAELALRLPMITRTVSPG
- a CDS encoding response regulator produces the protein MAATVSEQTILIVEDQEGPRRALMMILGSFYRIHTAETASAALKIVVESPIDLMLMDVGLPDYSGIELLRRVRATGRDIKVIVMTGGASIESAEEVLRLGAVAYLLKPFNFQEVLTLVENALTVKDPKLAS
- a CDS encoding beta-propeller fold lactonase family protein, translating into MTTVKRDPHSISARGQVARLLTVAALGLVSVILVACGGGGDGGGGGTVSPSAAAAPAVPRFAYVTNTGENTISLYAVNAASGQLRSLGYMVAGLQPFSITVDPSGRFAYVTNQSGSLSAFGINRTTGALTEVPGSPIAAGPLPTSVTVDPSGRFAYVANRGVHSVSAYAINGTTGALTEVGLAVRTGTGPMVVTVDPRGRFVYVVNSGSNNLSGYAINSTTGALTPVPNNPFVTGDFPRAVTVHPNGRWIYVTNRFDDNVSMFTINNTTGELTAVGPLVATGSDPRAITIDPSGRWAYVANFSADTVRAYRINSTTGELEPLPVADSPTGSHPISVTVDPNSRFAYVTNEAGNTVSTFSIDGTTGALTPVIPSGTVATRTEPSSLALVTGTTAVQFIPKFAYVANQNSNNVSAFTINSATGALTSVGSPSLTGMDPRSVTVDPSRRWAYVANFGDHTLSAFMIDASTGALTAVAGSPFAVGMNPVSVTVDPSGRFAYVVNRGSNDVSVFMIDSTTGVLTAVAGSPFSTGGTLPGSVTVDSSGQWAYVANRGSNDVSVFMINRITGALTPVGAPVLAGTKPVSVTVDPSGKVAYVVNELSNDVSTFTINNLTGALTPVGLPVAAGTTPSSVTVDPSGRWAYVANSSSNTVSAFMIDASTGTLTAVAGSPFATGTNPVSVTVDLNGQRAYVANQGSNNVSVFTIDGATGALTPVGTFAGAAPVDGPVSIITTGTVQ
- a CDS encoding beta-propeller fold lactonase family protein, which translates into the protein AIDGSSGALTSLGAPVATGTTPTAVTVDPSGRFAYVANQGSNNVSGFTINSANGALASVGSPFAAGTGPRAVTVDPSGRWAYVVNQGANSLSTFAVNRLSGGLTAVGSAVAVGTTPRSVTVEPSGRFVYVANETSNNVSVFQINGSTGTLTAVSAPVAVGTNPVSVTVDPSGRFAYVVNQGANTVSVLAINGTTGVLTTVGAPIAAGTSPISISVDPSGQRAYVANFGSNNLSAFTIDGSTGALTALGTFVDASPVSAPYSISTSGVLQ